In Ruminiclostridium josui JCM 17888, the genomic window GCAAATAAAATTGGAAAGCAGAAAAGATTTGGACGTTCATCTGAAAAGATGGTATATGATGAGCAGATGGAACTGTGCTTTAACGAAGCAGAAGTAACTGCTGCCGGAAAGCTTATTGAAGAACCTGAATTTGATGAAGTATGTCCTAAGCCATATAAGCGAAAAAAAGCAAAAGGAAAACGTAATGAGGACTTAAAGGATTTGCCTGTCAGTATCATTGAACATACTCTTAATGACGATGAGCTAAGATCTATTTTCGGAGACACATGGAAACGACTGCCTGATGAAGTGTACAAGCGCCTTCAATTTCACCCTGCTACATTTGAGGTGGAAGAGCATCATGTTGCAGTATATGCAGGAAAGGACAATCAAACCATTGTAAAGGCAAACCGCCCTGTTGATCTATTGCGCAACAGTATTGTAACGCCAACTCTGGCAGCTGGTATACTAAATGGAAAATATATAAATGCTCTTCCTCTATACAGGTTGGAACAGGAGTTTAAGAGAAATGACATACATATATCCAGACAGGTAATGGCAAACTGGACAATACAATGTGCCGAGAGGTACCTGTCACTATTGTATGATAGAATGCATCAGGAACTCTATCAGTGCAGCGTATCACAGGCTGATGAGACACCAGTGCTTGTTTCAAAGGATGGTAGATCTGCCGGTTCTAAAAGCTACATGTGGGTATATCGTACGGGCAAAATGTACGAGGCTCCGCCCATTATCCTGTATGATTACCAGAAAACGCGTAAAGCTGATCATCCAAGAGAATTTCTCAAGGGGTATAAAGGGATTATTGTAACCGATGGATATGAAGTTTACCACAAGCTTGAGAAAGAAGAACCAGACATAAAGATAGCAGGATGTTGGAGTCATGCCCGTCGTAGGTTTGCGGATGTTGTCAAGACAATGGACAAAGAAACCGCTAAAGATACATTAGCATATGCAGCATTAAAACAAATAGCTTTGATATATAAAATAGATAATGATCTTGTGGAGCTATCTCCACAAGAAAGAGTCGCTAGACGTAAGCTTCTTGTAAAGCCACAAGTAGAAGCTTTCTTTGCATGGGTTAAAGAGCATAGAAGTGATGTTCCATCACAATCAGAAACAGGCAAAGGCTTTACCTATTGCCTAAATCAAGAAAAATATCTGAGAACATTTCTTGAAAATGGTTACGTACCTCTGGATAACAATGCTACAGAGGGAGCTATCAGAGGCTTCTGCATAGGAAAAAACAATTGGCATTTGATAGACACAGTTCAAGGAGCCCAGGCAAGCGCAATAATTTACAGTATTGCAGAAACAGCTAAGGCTAATAACTTAAAACCATACCATTACTTTAAATATTTACTGCAGCAGCTTCCCCAACATATGGATGATAAGGATACATCCTTTATAGACAAGCTGCTTCCTTGGTCAGAAGATTTGCCTGAAGAATGCAGAAAAGCAACTCAAAATTAGCAAAATTATATCCGCCGAAAGGCGGTATTTTTGTATAGGTACTCATGGTTTACCGCTTACCATTGATATCCTAAAAAATAGACGTGAAAATCATCCCTCTCACGTCACAATTTTAGATTTTTATTCTATTGTTCAGAGCTTTTGATACATCAGTGTTTGGTGTTTTGCAACAGGATTATGGATTCCACGTGGCCCGAGACGTCGCTGATGAAATAAACGCGAATTTTGGTTTCCGTATAAAGGTACATAATATATAACTATTGTTATTCTTATGAATGCTGAATATTTTAACTAAAACTTATGCAGTGATCATATTGGTTTATTTAATAAAAAATATTTACCGTGACCTGGAAAAATTTTTTGCACATTGTACTTGCCAATTCTTTCAACACTTTCATCCAATAAAGAAAAATCCATTGCAAAGAGTGATCTTGAAGGAGAAAAAATATTCATAAACAAATCGCCTGCAAATAATTTATCTTCTGCTAATACTGCAACAGAACCGTTCGTATGTCCCGGAACATGAATTAAATTTGCATCAAAACCATACTCTCTTAAGCATAAATCCCCATCAAATATCATATCTGGTTCAAAGCTTTCAAATTGATCCGATACTCCCTTAGGTAAAAGCTTTAGGCCTATATGTCCAATAACAGATCTGGCCTTTAATTCACTGTCCTCTTTATTTATTAACTCTAAATCGTCTTTATGCATCAGTATCTCTATATTTAATTTTCTTTTTAGTTCAGCCGCATTTCCTATATGATCCTTATGCCCATGAGTCAATATTAACAGCTTTATTTTATCTGAGACTCCCAAAGCTTCCAACTGTTTTAAAAGTAATTTTCCATGTGAAGGCGGACCCGAATCAATTAAGTAGTATTTTTCATTAGAATTAACCAGATAACAGTTAGTACCGCCAATCGGTATACATTTTATATTCATAACTCTCCTATTCAAAGCAAATCTCCAAGACTTAATCGGTGTTCATCTACTGTATGTGCCTCTGTGAAAAAGTTTGCTCAATTTTATCTTGAAAGAATCTCCACTTACTCATTGTTATAAAAGGAACCAATTTACCCGAAACGGAGTCCTTTTTCAATTCGTTAAAGTATTTTATTTCAATGGGTACCTTTCTTCCTATGGTGGCAAGAAGATATGTTGATATTATATCTGTTATTGTATTGGATAACTCTCCACATTCATTTACCTCCTTAGCACTAATATGAATCACCAGTCCGTCAGGTTTGTCCTGTATTAATCTGTACTCTTTTACGCTGGGGATTTTCAAAATTCTGTTTGAAAATTCTATAGGGTGGATTTGGTGTTCCTTCTTATCACTACTATAGAAAACAAAAAAATCATTTTCACGCCCCTTGACAGTAACTATTTTTCTAAAACTACTGCCACACTTACACTTTCCCTCACTATACACAATCCTATCATCAAATTTATACCTAATAAGAGGAAAAATTTTGTTATATAGATTGGTAACAAGTATTCCTTCTGATAATCTTAAATCTCCTAAACTTTTATCTTTAGTATCAAGGAACTCTACAAAATAACAGTCTTCATTTATGTGCATCCCCTCATGTATTTTACAATCACTTGCGATAAGCAAAGACTCTGATGCTCCGTAATTTTCATATGGTAAAGTTCCAAATGCTTCTTTAACAATTTGCTTATCATTCTGAGAAAATGGCGTACCTCCGCAGCGTAATCTTGATGGATTAGCTCTTAACTTTCCACTTATTTTTTGAACAGCCAAATTTCTAATCATATAGGAATACGCTGCAATAGTACTGGGTTGAAATTGGTTCAGTCTTTCTATTACTTCATCTTCTGAAATAAACAAAGGCAAAGTTTCAATTTGTACTTGATTCTTAAATATACCGTTTTTCTTGAGGCTACCCGTGTTATTAGTGTGGTTCACACCTCCCAAAAAAGCGATTCTTTGTCTCAATCCCAGCTTAACCAATCCACTTCTGAGCACTGTTAAAGCATTTACAGTATATAGGCCTTTTTCATCATACGGTATATGACATCTTACTCCGCTAGAGCCACCTGATGAAAAAACCCCGTATTTTCCCTTAAGTAATGAAGTTTCACCATTATTAACAAAATTACATACCTCCTCATATGAAATTTCATTATTGGTTAATACTTTATCATAGTACGTAAGAATATCATTCTTTGTAACAATTGGTAAATCTTGAATTTTAAAGTTATTAATATCAATTTTATGTAGATTATATAAGTTCCTGTAAAACTCGGAGTGATAATATGCATATATTACAATTTTTTTTATTTGCTTCTCTCTTTTTCTTAGAACAGAATTATATGATTTAAATGATCGTGGTCGTATCGCCAGTAAATTTACGATATTACCGATTTTATTTAATCCCATTGTACAACACTCTCTCTAATTAGATCTTGTTTACTCCATAAGGGCTTATCAACGGCATTAACTATACTATATTTATTTTCATACAAATCAAGTATAAGGCTATTGGGTGCCAAAACCATTTTCTTTCTGTTCAGGAGCTTCATTACTGCCTCATTTGCTGCCAGCAGGGCTCCAATTGCGACAGGTGCACAAAGATTTGTAATTGGTTCCTGTCTTGAAAATATCTGCTTTGCCAAATCCATATCACAATAATTCATCATGTATTTAGGAAAAACTGGTATCGTCCTTTCAAATGGCATTACAAATTCATCTTCACTTTTTGATGAATCTTTGAACCCTATGTACTCATCAAATTCCATACTCTCGGGAGAAAATATAAATAATCCTACACTGAATCCGGCCACAACATTTAAAAATGTTGTAATGCCCCTCTTCCTTGATTCATTTTGAATCATACGCCTTACCTTAAATTCAAAATATTCCACGGCATCGATTACAATATCTACACCGTCAAGAAAATTCTCAATATTTTTTTCATTGACACCTTCATCGAATACTTTAATATCAAGATTATTGTTAATTTTCTTTAACTCCTGCGCAACTACGTGAACTTTTGGCTCGCCTAAAACGTCCATATTGGAAAAAGCCTGTCTATTTAAATTATGTATCTCATAATTATCCAAATCTGATACCTTAATGTGCCCGACACCCATTCTGACCAATGTATCTGCAATCCATCCACCAATCCCTCCTACTCCTGCGATAGCTACTGTAGAATTCTCCAGTATTTCTTGCTCTTCTCTTGTTATCAACGGATAATTCCTTGAAACATGCTCAAACATAATTTAGTATCCCCCTAACAAATATTTTATATCTGGACATCTTCTATTTGCAGTCTCCTTACAAACTCATCCCAAAATTCTGGCTTTTCGTGATTTTCATTATTCAAGATTTCCAGTGCATCTTCTCTGGATAATCTGTCATCTCGAATTAAATGGCTACTAATAATTGTTCTCTGTGTAATTTTATGTTTTTTGTACTTAAGGTACTCTTTTATCTCTGCAGCATCACAATCAAAATGTGTAGAACGAATGGAGTTTTCCGGAACTATCCAATCCAATTCTTTTTTTAGTGTACTTACTACTTTATCTATATCCCAGTCAATATATTCGGCTAACTGCAAAACATTATAGCCGGCTTTCTCCTTGTATTCACTTATACTTACTTTTCTTGGATCCCCAATCTTTAAAAATTTATCAATTACATCCTTATCCATCATCGAATCGTTATAGAGTTCATCTATGACCCCTTGCTTCTCCATGATTTTAAGAAACTCAGCAATTGTAAATGACTGAATTCCCGGCTGAGCTTCGTATCTCTTCACCCAACCCAATACAGTTAAGGGAATATGCTTCCACACTTTTGCCATTCTCATAACATAGGATGCAACTAAAAGATATCCCATGGAATTACAAACATTGCAAAACTCATTTGTCTCCCTCATCATTGAAGCAAATAATTTTTTCATCAAACTCCATTTAGGTTTTAAAACCACCAAATCAATGTCCAGCTTATTTGCAATATTCCAAACATTATCCTTTGCATATCCCGATAAAAACCCATTGTCATATGTAATAGCCAATATATTGAGGTTATACTTTTTCTTTAAAACATAAGCGACATAAGCACTATCCTTCCCCCCACTAATTGGTACAATAGCATCATAGACACCATTACTAGCTATTCTGTTTTTCCGGGCGTCACTTATAATTCCGTCTAGCTCATAACTTTTTGACTCCAACTCCTCCTTTAGTTTTTCAATATGCACATGATCTCTGCAAAAATTACAAACACCCTCTTCGTCCATCTTAATACCAGGATAATAGTCTGGCAAAATACACTTTTTACATATACTCATGTTACATCTCCTTTCACCTGTTAATTAAAGATTTTAACCCTCAACGAATTAACATTGCGTATACCCGTTGTAACTCCTTATCCGTTCCAATACTTTATCAACTTTCTCTTTATAATAGCCATCACAGATCCTACCCAATACCTTACAAGCCTTTAAGTTTGACAAATCTTCCGGAAATTCGCTTAGTAACATGTATCCGTATCGGTAAATATCCCCGTCACCGCTTCCATATATATTTATCAACTTTGAGCTTTCATCCAGTATTTTACACCCAAAATTTAAATATAGATTTTCCAATTGCTTTTCTCTTTCACGAAGTTTTAATACCATTCCATCAACAGCATACTTCTTTAGTGCATGCTCAAAAATAGTGAAAAATAAAATAACACTTGCATAACTATTGCGGAAATTTATATCGAGAGCGATTCTTGTGATTTCAATCAGAACTAAATGATCTTTTTTGGTATTTGATAAGCTTTTTAGATAGTTTTCGTTATATTCGGGAAAGTATTTCAAGGTTTCTATTTGAGAATTGACATTACAATTATATCTTGCAGTTGCCACCAGTTTATCTTCGTAATATACGCCAAACTGGTGCGAAACTTTATCAATATCATCAGTTACCATATTATCTTTAATAAATTTCTTATTATCCTTATCAATGAATTTCTTTTCTTGGACGTAAACTTGATATCTTAACCTGTATATTTCACTGTCGTCTACTTCTAGACATTTGTACTTATTTTCCATACTTCATAGCACTTCCTACTAATATAGTTTTAAACTCTACTGTTTATCAAACATTAAATTTTCTAAACAGAAGTCCTGCATTATGTCCGCCAAAACCGAAGGAAGCAGATATTGCAGTATTAACATTTACATGCAAGTTGTCGTTTACTAGATTTAGCCCTTCAATAGGATCATCCAAATCATTGCAGTGAATTATTCCTTCTTTAACTGAAATTGCACAAATTGCCGCTTCTATTGCACCACTGGCACCAATATTATGACCTAGTATACCCTTTGTAGAATTGATGTATGGCTGTTTATTGACCTCACCGAAAATCTCCTTGATTACTTTTTCTTCAACCTGATCGTTCAAAATAGTTCCTGTGCCATGTGCATTATAATAATCAATCTTTTCATCCTTTATCAATTGCATCAACATCTCTTTGCACTTATCACCATCTGTTGGCATCATGATAATATTGTATCCATCGCAATTAGTCGCATAACCACCTATCTCAGCGTAAATATCTGCTCCCCTTTTTAATGCATGTTCCATTTCTTCTAAAATAAGTGTACATGCAGCACCCTCACTATATAAAAATCCACTTCTATTCTTTGTAAAAGGCTTTGGGTTTCCTTCTGGGTCTTTCGTCAGCGTTGATAAAACATCAAATGATCTCATCGTAGTTCCCGAGTTATCTTTAAGACATTCCACCCCTCCACATATTACAACATCATTATAGCCATCGGCAATTTTACGATATGCCTCTCCTATTGCATTAGTAGATGAAGCACAAGCTGTATTTATTGTATAACTTGCTCCATGTAACTTATAGGCAATGGAAATCCAAGCAGAAATAGAATTTGGCATACATAATGATATACTCATTCTGTTAAATTTTTTACCGCTTGTATGTGCATTATACGCTGAAAAAGTATTCTCTAAGCTTCCTATACCAACACCCATAATAACAGAAGTAGACTTCTCAATGTCATTTATTTTTGCATCTTCGAGTGCTAAGATAGTTGAAAGTATAGCAATATTTACTCCTAATGAGGTACTGTACTTTAGTTTTTTAAATTCGGGGTAAATATTAAAATCTACCTCCGGCAGAGGAACATAACGTCGAGACTTAAATGAGTAGCCTTTTTCAAATTCTTCTGGAATCTCTAAAGAAAGCTTTTTCTTCTCCAATATACTATTGAAAAATTCTTTTTTACCTATCCCAGCAGCCGTAACAGGTCCTATTCCCGTTATTACTACTCTACGTCTCATATGTTTTCTCCTTTTGTTCATTTAATTTTGCGGTTACTTTACTGACAATGTCATTTACAGTTTCAATTGATGCTAACTCTGTTTCATCAACATCAATACCAAATTCATCACAAATTTCACCGAATAGCAACAGTAGATCAAGGGAATCAATACTAATATCCTTAATCAAATTAGTTTCACCCGTGATTTCAAAGTCTAGGTCTCTTTTAATCGTTTGCTTTAAAAGATTAATAATTTTTGACTCTACACTATTCATTCAAACCACCTCCTTATGTTTATAATTATTTATTTTATTTAAATTACCTTTACTACCATTAACTACTCAACAGACTTTAACGCCTCGATCATGTTGATTTTTTTGACCTTTTGGCTCAATATAAAACTTACACTTATCGAGCAACCGATAGTTATAACTGTAGCAATTATAAAACTCATAGGCTTCAATGCTGAAAACCATTCAAAAGCGTCTACTGAGACTACACTTACATAAAATTTGAGAAACATAAAACTTATTGGAATAGCAATAATCCATCCTACTATTGTAGTTAACATGCTTTCACGTAATGCAAATAACGTTATTTCTTTCTGGTAAAATCCTAAAACTCTCAAGGTGGCATACTCACGTAGTCTTTCGGTATAACTAAGCAGCCCCAAATTATAAAGTATTACAACGCCAAGTAGTACCGCTGCAGCTATCAACATAGCAAAAATCATTTTGAAACTATCCATTAGTTCTTCAACACTAGCCAATTGGGAATCTCGTGATATAGATTTCGTGTTCTCATCAAGTTTACTTAAAATCTCTGGTTCCATTTCTTCATTTGTCAAAATAGCGGTTGGTGTAAAGCTAAACCCTAATTTCGTCCACGAATCCCTAGAAGCAATAATACCTTGCGGAGATGGTATCTTTGCAATATCTACAACCGTTACTTTTATATTATATTTCTGTTCATTATGATTAAATTCAATTTCATCCCCTTTATGAACTCCCAGCTTAGCCGCCATTTTATGTGATAATAAAACTCCTTCGGACGGCAATTTAACAAATTCCCCATTGGTATTTTCAATATTTACATAACTACCTTTATCGACGACTGATATAACACCCATCTTTTTATTATCATTAAAGAAAAGCTCCACATTATTCTCTTGAACGAATTGAACAGCAACTTCATCTGATAAATCATTTAATGCATCAGATTGGTCATTTGAACTTAGCGAAACTTTTTTATCATAAGTATATTCAGTTCCATAAAGGTATGAGTTTGCACTATTAGCAGAGTCCTGCAATCCGAGACTTGCTATTATCAGTACCATACAACCTATTACCCCGATCATTCCCATAATTGTACGAATTTTATTACGGGCTATATCACGGAAGGACCATTTCCAATCAAAGGACATACTTCTCCAGATTTTCGGCAATCCTTCAAGCAGTATCTTTTTACCGGATTTGGGTGCGGAACCTCTCATTGTTTCTGCAGGCATTCCCTTCAAGCCCTTCCTGGTTGCTAATACCGTAGCAAAAGTACAACTTATCGTAACAACGCAAACTACTATATATGAGACTACCATTATTTCGCTTTTTAGATCCGGTATGCTATAAGATTTAGATTGGGCTGCTAAAAGAATTGGTGATAACAGATAAGGACCAAGTATTAAGCCAAGTACTGAACCCATAAGAGTTACTATTAACCCATACAACGAATAATGCAGCATAATGGTGGCATCGTGAAAACCCAGTGCCTTTAGTGTACCTATTTGACTTCTCTGGTTTTCTACAAGCCTTCTCATGGTAGTTTGTATAGTTAGTAATGCAAGCAATAGAAAAACCGATGAAAACATGATAGATATCATTCTAACTTGAGCAATTTTGTTTTTAGGTGCTTTTACCGGTTGGAAATTCTCTTGATTAACGTACCCAAGGTAATTTTTCTTTAATACATCCTGAATACTTTGTTTTAAAGAGTTTTCATCGATATTCTTATCTAATTTTAATGTTATTTTATTGTAAACTATTCCGCCCAGTAATTTATTAATATAACTTTCGCTCACTACACAGTAACCATGATTAAAGTGGTTCGGCATTACTTCGTCATTTGATGTAGTGTAATAAACATACTCCGGATGTAATATTAGCCCTGATATTTTAAATTTGATCGTCAGTTGATTAATCTTTAGTGATAAAGTATCATTAACCTTCAAATTATGTGCTTTTGCAAAATCAGAATCCAGCCAGATACCTGTATCTTCTTCAAATCCCTTACCTTGAATAACCTGAAACTTTGTCATTGACTCAGAGTTCATCGTCATAACCTTCAAGTCAGGTATATCACTTATTTTACGGTCTTCCTCAGTATTAAGTTGAGCAGGCAATATCATGGATTTATCAATGTCCTGTATACCTTTGATAGCCTTAATCTGCTTCAACTCTTCCTGGGTAACATTTTTTGTATATACCCACGCATCAGGTAAATTTGTGGAATCAAAGTACTTGTCCAATGATTGACTCATACCGTACCAGGTCCCTTCAACACCTGTATACAATAAAACGCCTATAAATGCCATAAGGAAAACAGCAATAAACTGTGGAAATAACTTAACCAAATCCCTTCTCATTTTACGAAAAAGATATATCATTACCATGTCACCTCTTCTGCTGATATTGGATTCAAATTATCCTCAATACAGGATATACAGCCATCCTTTAATTGAATAACCCTATCTGCTGACTTTGCGATAGCCGCATTATGTGTTACAACTATGACTGTTTTTTTATATTCCCTTGACATTTTTTGCAGAAGCATTAAGACTTTTGCACCAGTATGGCTATCCAATGCCCCGGTGGGTTCGTCACATAATAGCAACTTCGGATTTTTACATAGTGCTCTTGCAATGGATATTCTTTGCAATTCCCCCCCGGACATTTCTCCTGGAAAATGGTTTACCCTTTTTGCTAAGCCTACTGCTTCTATTGTCTCTTTTGCTGATAGCGGACTTTTACCAAGTTTGCAGGCCATTTCAATGTTTTCTAAAGCTGTCAGATTCGGTATTAGATTATAAAACTGAAAAACAAATCCTACACATTCTCTTCTATAAACTGTTAATTTCTTATCTGAATATGTACAAATATCTTGATTATCAACAATTATTTGCCCGCTTGTTGAACGATCCATACCACCTAAAAGATTTAAAAGAGTACTTTTCCCGGAACCGCTGGGCCCCAATACGACAATAAATTCACCATCATTAATTTTAAAATTAATATTACTTAATGCTTTAACTTCATCTTTGCCAACTAAATAACTTCTGGTTACATTCTTAAATTCTATCATTTCAACTCTCCCTTAACGTACTTTCTGTTCATAATATTTTAATTTAACTTATTTGAACTTACCTATGTGTATTGAAAAAATATAGTATTATATTTTTATGTATGGCATACAAAATAACCCACTAGTGTTTTCTATGGTATTAGGATATAAATAAATCCATAATTCTTCTTATTACCTAATACCTTGGACACAAACTCGTCAATAGCAATCACAAATGGGTCGCAAAATTCTTACTTGACTTCTTAATTTGCAATTTCAAGGCGCAAGTAATGTTAAAATATTACTTTCACATTATTATCATTTTTCCACTGAAGCATTAAAATTTTGAAAATACACACGAAAAAATAATTTAGGAATAATAAGATTAGCAAAATTCAGCAAAACGTTACAGTTTCTTCTTACGACTTCAAATTATTAAAAACCTTTCATTCTTTGACTTTACATTTCTTACTTAGCATCGTTGTGCTAATACTTAATTTGTAAACGTATAATTTATTAAACATTTCTTGAAAATCAACTCAAGTATACCACATTAATACTCTTTTGTAAATATACGTAATTAGATCAATTTTGAGGTGTTTAACTTTTATAATTGTATAACATTGAACACATATATCGCTTTTTTCATATTATTGTTATTTTCAAACAGAGTAATCCTTGATTTTATATATTAATGGCATGTAAAATCAGTTTTAATCAAAATAAGCATACTATCTCTGACCCATCCATAAAACTAACAATCAATCTGGAATCCTCATAAACTGGGCAGCTTCCCCTGCTCAAAGCGCCTTCTGATGCACCATTTAAGTATCCCAAGAATTGTACTCTCACACCATTTCCCACCTGCTACTGTAGGTATATTATCTGCAGCAAGCTGCTTTGCAATTGTAAATGTTCCCTTGCCCGACAGATATTCTGAATAAATCCTCTCTACGATTTCAGCTTTATGACTCTCCATTTTGTATTTTCACTTATGCTTCTGCTTTCTTCCTCTGCAAATGAAGAAAGGACAGAAAGCATAAACTCTCCGTCCTTTGATAATGTTGATATATTCTCTTTTTCAAATATGACCTCAATATATAATTCTTTTGGTTCTCTGACTATTTTTAATACTATTGCCGTATTTCTTGCAAATCTGGATATTGATTTTGTAATTATCAGGTCTATTTTTCTTTCCCTGCATAACCCAAGCATTTTTTGAAATTTCGGTCTGTTCTCTATGGTTCCGCTTATACCCTTGTCTGCAAATATACCGATTAATTCATATTCGGCATTGGATGATATGAGGATTCCGTAATATGTAATTTGATTTTCTAAGGACTCTCCCCTCTTGTAATTTAATGAACACATTACTCCGCTATGCTCCGTAATGCGGGCTTTTTAACTAAGTTCAGACTCTATAGCCTCTTCTTCACTAAGCTTTCAATGCCTC contains:
- a CDS encoding N-acyl amino acid synthase FeeM domain-containing protein; this encodes MENKYKCLEVDDSEIYRLRYQVYVQEKKFIDKDNKKFIKDNMVTDDIDKVSHQFGVYYEDKLVATARYNCNVNSQIETLKYFPEYNENYLKSLSNTKKDHLVLIEITRIALDINFRNSYASVILFFTIFEHALKKYAVDGMVLKLREREKQLENLYLNFGCKILDESSKLINIYGSGDGDIYRYGYMLLSEFPEDLSNLKACKVLGRICDGYYKEKVDKVLERIRSYNGYTQC
- a CDS encoding phosphopantetheine-binding protein; this encodes MNSVESKIINLLKQTIKRDLDFEITGETNLIKDISIDSLDLLLLFGEICDEFGIDVDETELASIETVNDIVSKVTAKLNEQKEKTYET
- the tnpC gene encoding IS66 family transposase; its protein translation is MDKTFTELELTKYSKKDIVQLFLKQQAILEKQSTQLEEMNKNITLLIEANKIGKQKRFGRSSEKMVYDEQMELCFNEAEVTAAGKLIEEPEFDEVCPKPYKRKKAKGKRNEDLKDLPVSIIEHTLNDDELRSIFGDTWKRLPDEVYKRLQFHPATFEVEEHHVAVYAGKDNQTIVKANRPVDLLRNSIVTPTLAAGILNGKYINALPLYRLEQEFKRNDIHISRQVMANWTIQCAERYLSLLYDRMHQELYQCSVSQADETPVLVSKDGRSAGSKSYMWVYRTGKMYEAPPIILYDYQKTRKADHPREFLKGYKGIIVTDGYEVYHKLEKEEPDIKIAGCWSHARRRFADVVKTMDKETAKDTLAYAALKQIALIYKIDNDLVELSPQERVARRKLLVKPQVEAFFAWVKEHRSDVPSQSETGKGFTYCLNQEKYLRTFLENGYVPLDNNATEGAIRGFCIGKNNWHLIDTVQGAQASAIIYSIAETAKANNLKPYHYFKYLLQQLPQHMDDKDTSFIDKLLPWSEDLPEECRKATQN
- a CDS encoding MBL fold metallo-hydrolase — its product is MNRRVMNIKCIPIGGTNCYLVNSNEKYYLIDSGPPSHGKLLLKQLEALGVSDKIKLLILTHGHKDHIGNAAELKRKLNIEILMHKDDLELINKEDSELKARSVIGHIGLKLLPKGVSDQFESFEPDMIFDGDLCLREYGFDANLIHVPGHTNGSVAVLAEDKLFAGDLFMNIFSPSRSLFAMDFSLLDESVERIGKYNVQKIFPGHGKYFLLNKPI
- a CDS encoding ThiF family adenylyltransferase; this encodes MFEHVSRNYPLITREEQEILENSTVAIAGVGGIGGWIADTLVRMGVGHIKVSDLDNYEIHNLNRQAFSNMDVLGEPKVHVVAQELKKINNNLDIKVFDEGVNEKNIENFLDGVDIVIDAVEYFEFKVRRMIQNESRKRGITTFLNVVAGFSVGLFIFSPESMEFDEYIGFKDSSKSEDEFVMPFERTIPVFPKYMMNYCDMDLAKQIFSRQEPITNLCAPVAIGALLAANEAVMKLLNRKKMVLAPNSLILDLYENKYSIVNAVDKPLWSKQDLIRESVVQWD
- a CDS encoding beta-ketoacyl-[acyl-carrier-protein] synthase family protein, coding for MRRRVVITGIGPVTAAGIGKKEFFNSILEKKKLSLEIPEEFEKGYSFKSRRYVPLPEVDFNIYPEFKKLKYSTSLGVNIAILSTILALEDAKINDIEKSTSVIMGVGIGSLENTFSAYNAHTSGKKFNRMSISLCMPNSISAWISIAYKLHGASYTINTACASSTNAIGEAYRKIADGYNDVVICGGVECLKDNSGTTMRSFDVLSTLTKDPEGNPKPFTKNRSGFLYSEGAACTLILEEMEHALKRGADIYAEIGGYATNCDGYNIIMMPTDGDKCKEMLMQLIKDEKIDYYNAHGTGTILNDQVEEKVIKEIFGEVNKQPYINSTKGILGHNIGASGAIEAAICAISVKEGIIHCNDLDDPIEGLNLVNDNLHVNVNTAISASFGFGGHNAGLLFRKFNV
- a CDS encoding phenylacetate--CoA ligase family protein, which produces MGLNKIGNIVNLLAIRPRSFKSYNSVLRKREKQIKKIVIYAYYHSEFYRNLYNLHKIDINNFKIQDLPIVTKNDILTYYDKVLTNNEISYEEVCNFVNNGETSLLKGKYGVFSSGGSSGVRCHIPYDEKGLYTVNALTVLRSGLVKLGLRQRIAFLGGVNHTNNTGSLKKNGIFKNQVQIETLPLFISEDEVIERLNQFQPSTIAAYSYMIRNLAVQKISGKLRANPSRLRCGGTPFSQNDKQIVKEAFGTLPYENYGASESLLIASDCKIHEGMHINEDCYFVEFLDTKDKSLGDLRLSEGILVTNLYNKIFPLIRYKFDDRIVYSEGKCKCGSSFRKIVTVKGRENDFFVFYSSDKKEHQIHPIEFSNRILKIPSVKEYRLIQDKPDGLVIHISAKEVNECGELSNTITDIISTYLLATIGRKVPIEIKYFNELKKDSVSGKLVPFITMSKWRFFQDKIEQTFSQRHIQ
- a CDS encoding ABC transporter permease — translated: MIYLFRKMRRDLVKLFPQFIAVFLMAFIGVLLYTGVEGTWYGMSQSLDKYFDSTNLPDAWVYTKNVTQEELKQIKAIKGIQDIDKSMILPAQLNTEEDRKISDIPDLKVMTMNSESMTKFQVIQGKGFEEDTGIWLDSDFAKAHNLKVNDTLSLKINQLTIKFKISGLILHPEYVYYTTSNDEVMPNHFNHGYCVVSESYINKLLGGIVYNKITLKLDKNIDENSLKQSIQDVLKKNYLGYVNQENFQPVKAPKNKIAQVRMISIMFSSVFLLLALLTIQTTMRRLVENQRSQIGTLKALGFHDATIMLHYSLYGLIVTLMGSVLGLILGPYLLSPILLAAQSKSYSIPDLKSEIMVVSYIVVCVVTISCTFATVLATRKGLKGMPAETMRGSAPKSGKKILLEGLPKIWRSMSFDWKWSFRDIARNKIRTIMGMIGVIGCMVLIIASLGLQDSANSANSYLYGTEYTYDKKVSLSSNDQSDALNDLSDEVAVQFVQENNVELFFNDNKKMGVISVVDKGSYVNIENTNGEFVKLPSEGVLLSHKMAAKLGVHKGDEIEFNHNEQKYNIKVTVVDIAKIPSPQGIIASRDSWTKLGFSFTPTAILTNEEMEPEILSKLDENTKSISRDSQLASVEELMDSFKMIFAMLIAAAVLLGVVILYNLGLLSYTERLREYATLRVLGFYQKEITLFALRESMLTTIVGWIIAIPISFMFLKFYVSVVSVDAFEWFSALKPMSFIIATVITIGCSISVSFILSQKVKKINMIEALKSVE